The Daphnia pulex isolate KAP4 chromosome 3, ASM2113471v1 genome includes a region encoding these proteins:
- the LOC124190234 gene encoding mRNA turnover protein 4 homolog, which produces MPKTKRFQKISLTQTKKKGLGGKQQLVEDIRSCVEKYSYLYLFSVQNMRSNKLKSIRNEWKDSRFFLGKNRVIAIALGRTKESESRENLHEVSKRLKGQCGIVFTDKPKSEVIRYFQKHVESDYARSGNVATETVTLQPGPLEQFPFNMEPYLRQLGLPTSLQRGVVTLLKEHTVCKEGSILTPEEARLLKLLCKHMAEFRVTIEAVWEKEDGAFEDIGNGRMLEKEDDANESADDENME; this is translated from the exons atgcCTAAAACTAAGCGATTCCAAAAAA tttcattgACACAAACTAAGAAGAAGGGTCTTGGTGGAAAACAGCAATTGGTTGAGGACATTAGATCTTGTGTTGAGAAATATTCTTACTTGTATCTCTTTTCAGTTCAAAATATGAGGAGTAACAAACTGAAATCTATTCGTAATGAGTGGAAAGACAGCAG GTTCTTCCTCGGTAAAAACAGAGTGATTGCTATTGCATTAGGTAGAACTAAAGAGTCTGAAAGCAGAGAGAACCTTCATGAAGTCTCTAAAAGACTTAAAGGGCAGTGTGGAATTGTCTTCACAGATAAACCAAAATCTGAAGTCATCAG ATACTTCCAAAAGCATGTAGAATCAGATTATGCCAGGTCTGGTAATGTTGCTACCGAAACTGTCACACTCCAACCCGGTCCTTTAGAGCAGTTCCCTTTCAACATGGAGCCATACCTGAGACAACTAGGTCTCCCCACATCTCTTCAAAGAG GTGTTGTGACATTGCTGAAAGAACACACAGTTTGCAAAGAGGGAAGCATTCTTACTCCTGAAGAAGCCAGACTTTTg AAACTGCTTTGCAAACACATGGCGGAATTCAGAGTGACCATTGAAGCCgtttgggaaaaagaagatggcgcTTTCGAAGATATCGGAAACGGACGTATGttggagaaagaagatgacGCAAACGAATCTGCCGACGATGAGAATATGGAATGA
- the LOC124190237 gene encoding 14-3-3 protein zeta isoform X1, with the protein MSMDKEELVQRAKLAEQAERYDDMAAAMKSVTETGVELSNEERNLLSVAYKNVVGARRSSWRVISSIEQKTEGSERKQQMAKEYREKVEKELREICYDVLGLLDKFLIPKASNPESKVFYLKMKGDYYRYLAEVATGDTRNGVVDDSQRSYQEAFEVARSKMQPTHPIRLGLALNFSVFYYEILNSPDRACHLAKQAFDDAIAELDTLNEDSYKDSTLIMQLLRDNLTLWTSDAQGDGDEQPEAENN; encoded by the exons ATGAGCATGGACAAGGAAGAATTAGTACAGCGAGCCAAGTTGGCCGAACAGGCCGAGCGTTACGATGATATGGCGGCGGCCATGAAATCGGTAACAGAGACGGGCGTCGAGCTGTCCAACGAGGAACGGAACCTGTTGTCTGTGGCCTACAAGAATGTTGTGGGTGCCCGGCGGAGTTCTTGGCGTGTCATTTCGTCCATTGAACAAAAAACTGAGGGATCCGAGCGAAAGCAGCAAATGGCCAAAGAATACAGAGAAAAGGTCGAGAAGGAACTTCGCGAGATCTGCTACGATGTCttg GGTCTGCTCGACAAATTCCTGATCCCTAAAGCCAGCAACCCTGAATCCAAAGTCTTCTATCTGAAGATGAAAGGAGATTATTACCGATATTTGGCCGAAGTCGCGACCGGAGATACCAGAAACG GCGTAGTGGACGACTCGCAGCGTTCCTACCAAGAAGCTTTTGAAGTGGCGCGCTCCAAGATGCAACCAACCCATCCAATCCGGTTGGGTTTGGCCCTGAACTTTTCCGTGTTCTACTACGAGATCCTAAACTCGCCCGATCGGGCTTGTCATCTGGCCAAGCAG GCTTTCGATGACGCCATAGCTGAGCTGGATACTTTGAATGAAGACTCCTACAAAGACTCTACATTGATCATGCAGCTGCTTCGCGACAACTTAACCCTGTGGACATCCGATGCTCAGGGAGATGGTGATGAACAGCCCGAGGCTGAGAACAATTAA
- the LOC124190237 gene encoding 14-3-3 protein zeta isoform X2: MSMDKEELVQRAKLAEQAERYDDMAAAMKSVTETGVELSNEERNLLSVAYKNVVGARRSSWRVISSIEQKTEGSERKQQMAKEYREKVEKELREICYDVLGLLDKFLIPKASNPESKVFYLKMKGDYYRYLAEVATGDTRNAVVDDSQKAYQDAFEISKAKMQPTHPIRLGLALNFSVFYYEILNSPEKACQLAKQAFDDAIAELDTLNEDSYKDSTLIMQLLRDNLTLWTSDAQGDGDEQPEAENN; this comes from the exons ATGAGCATGGACAAGGAAGAATTAGTACAGCGAGCCAAGTTGGCCGAACAGGCCGAGCGTTACGATGATATGGCGGCGGCCATGAAATCGGTAACAGAGACGGGCGTCGAGCTGTCCAACGAGGAACGGAACCTGTTGTCTGTGGCCTACAAGAATGTTGTGGGTGCCCGGCGGAGTTCTTGGCGTGTCATTTCGTCCATTGAACAAAAAACTGAGGGATCCGAGCGAAAGCAGCAAATGGCCAAAGAATACAGAGAAAAGGTCGAGAAGGAACTTCGCGAGATCTGCTACGATGTCttg GGTCTGCTCGACAAATTCCTGATCCCTAAAGCCAGCAACCCTGAATCCAAAGTCTTCTATCTGAAGATGAAAGGAGATTATTACCGATATTTGGCCGAAGTCGCGACCGGAGATACCAGAAACG CCGTTGTCGACGATTCTCAAAAGGCTTACCAAGATGCGTTCGAAATCAGCAAGGCCAAAATGCAGCCGACGCACCCAATCCGGCTGGGTTTGGCTCTCAACTTCTCGGTCTTCTATTATGAGATCCTGAATTCACCTGAGAAAGCCTGCCAACTCGCCAAACAG GCTTTCGATGACGCCATAGCTGAGCTGGATACTTTGAATGAAGACTCCTACAAAGACTCTACATTGATCATGCAGCTGCTTCGCGACAACTTAACCCTGTGGACATCCGATGCTCAGGGAGATGGTGATGAACAGCCCGAGGCTGAGAACAATTAA